The Trichomycterus rosablanca isolate fTriRos1 chromosome 6, fTriRos1.hap1, whole genome shotgun sequence DNA segment acttacAAGCAGTTTAGCAGGTCGAggtttaatgtaaacacaacccAGAGTATGATGCAGCAATTTGCCAATTCAAAACCTATAGTGCAATTCTCTGGTAATTACCAGGCAATACATTGAGTAAGATGCTTATTCATTTGTAATATGCAGGTGATGAAAAACATTAGCATAATAAGAAgacaacataaataaaaattcaagtcaaagtacatatatatatattatatcctAAGTAATAATTTGAAAACcattttaaattgctttttttcatttgtatCAACATACATGAACATAACAGAGAGAAAGACTGTAAACTATACAGAAatgcaatacattttatttattcatcttttctAACATTTCTAACAATTAGCATACTagaaaaacaacataaataaaaattcaagtTAAAATTcaaatattatactgtatattctcaAGTAATTACCAGTTACCAGAGGGCttttaaaagaatttaaaaaactgGGTTTTCAAATTGGGTTTTCTAATTTGTATCAACATGAACATAACAGATACAAAGACTGTAAACTATATAGAAacacaatacattttatttattcatctcaTCTTGTAAAACAGTGCATATAGTTTATTACCTGATATCTTAAACTTGGACAGCACCTGCTTTTGGTTTGTTTCATTGTTTGGAACATGAGCTAAGGACAGAAAAGCACTTGCCTTTGAGATCAGTATGTTAAATTGTCTTCAATATTAAAGATATAAACTTATTTAAAGTTATTTCTAACAAGTATTTTTACTGGGGAAGGTAAGTAGGCTTAGACCACATTCAGAATATAATTTTGGGAGTTTATACTTAATTTTGCCGTTTAAAATTTTTGACACCTGTTAATGATGATGCCTGAAAATGATTGTACATGTACTCTATTTTTGAAGACTTCTAACAAATTACAACTACTTAATAGATATAATTAACACAACGCAAACACATACTTGTTTGGTCAGACAGGAAGAAAACAGTTTATACTTAAAAGCCTCAAATCTTGCTTGAGGGTCActacacatttttaattaaaaaattttaaaaagcttttagagacagacaaacaaaattCTGAGAATATGATGCAGCAATTTACCAATTTCAAACCTATAGTGCAATTCTCTGGTCATTACCAGGCATCAATGAGTAAGATGCTTATTCATTTGTAATATGCAGATGATACAAATTTAGCATACTAGgaaaacaacataaataaaaatttaagtcAAAGTTCAGATATTATATATTCTCAAGTAATTACCAGTTACCAGAGGGCttttaaaagaatttaaaaaCTGGGTTTTCTAATTGGGTTTTCTAATTTGTATCAACATGAACATAACAGATACAAAGGCTATAAACTATATAGAAacacaatacattttatttattcatctcgTCTTTTAAAACAGTGCATATAGTTTATTACCTGATATCTTAAACTTGGACAGCACCTGCTTTTGGTTTGTTTCATTGTTTGGAACATGAGCTAAGGACAGAAAAGCACTTGCCTTTGAGATCAGTATGTTAAACTGTCTTTAATATTAAAGATATAAACTTATTTAAAGTTATTTCTAACAAGTATTTTACTAGGAAAAGTAAGTTTTAAAAGTTTAGGGAGCTTCGGACAATATGTTCATCTTTTATACGCAGGTCTCTTTCCACTCTGCATTGTcttacttgttttttttcttttatgttttgtttcatctgaACCATCATAAAAAGTGTGAGGTGCTTGGTCTGCAAGGAGGAAACCATGCATAGCACACTGTTGTGTTTCAACTTGCTGCTCCTGTTTGTCCTGCCCTACTCTTCGCTCTGCCAGGGACAGAGGTACACTGCAATAACAAATGTTAAAGGTGAGCAGAACAAGATGGTTATTGACGTCTTGAGCCGTTTCGGTTTCATGGGCACACAACTCTCGACAAACCATCGCTTGGAGCCTCGAGGAGTGCGCATTACACGTCCTGGATCATCAACTCCTAAGCGTGCTATGCAGGGTTCGCGCATCGCACTATCCCTTGATGTACCTACAACAATTTTAAGTGTACTGATAGACATGGCCAGAGAGCGGGACATGCGAGCCAAGGCTGCAGCCAATGCCGAACTCATGGCACGCATTGGTAAAAGGAAATAGACAAGAATGTTATCCCTGTGGACTTTAATCTCAGGCTAGCAAAAAGTCTGAGAGATTTAAAGTGGTCAGGTCACAGATAATATTGTGAATTGTACGTTACCTGCACCAAGCAACTCTGAAAACTTTTGAGAAAATAAACAACAGCTTTAGTGATGTGTATGTATTGTCTGTCAGGTTACATTCATTAGTTTAAACTGTTTGTCATAATAGCTTATGATGTAGCCAAAGAGGTCACCAGCAGAAAAAAATGAAGGCCTGATATTCAGATCTATCCCTTTGTTTTTGTGTATACTTGTATAATAAATTGTGATGATTTCACTTTGTGTCTCTTTGTCCACGTAATGTTCATGTCACAATTATCTCTTAAAGACATGATGCATGGAGAAGTGTAAATGGGTGAGATGGGTGCTGACGTCTGACAGATAAGAGAACAATAGAGGGGCGGATATTGTCCCCACATTGCTATAATTTTGTATTATGAAGGAATACGTTTAATTAATTGAAGTAAAATATTGTGGGCCACAGACCTTGTGGAATGAAAATTGACTTAGCACTGATAAATCTGTGGGTCTAGAATAATATCCTGAAGCCTTTATATCTATAATTTTTAATATCAATTATTGGCTTATATATTTATGTGCTCACTAGAAAGAAACTGTTATGaactcatttacatttgtatGATTTTATATGGTTAAGCAAAAATAATCTAAATATAAGTTATGATTCTCTTGGGTAGATTTTAAGGTtgcataaaatattaatttgcTTACTCTACTTTAAAGTCTCACAGCGGAAGCACAGATCAAGTAGGTGGAACTGTACTGAAGAGACGGAACACCAGTCCTCCAAAAGTTATTCCCACAGATGCTTTAAGAAACTATACTACCAGTTTGAGATCTGGCATCTGAAGGTCAAAAATACGAGTTGCATAATTTTCATACTTTGCAAAAAAAGTTCTGATCTAAATTTTGCAGtctttaaaatacaatttatgCAAATAAAACTGCAGAAAATTATGTATACTGTcttggttttaatatttatttatttatttattaggattttaacgtcatgttaatGTAACGgttgttactcgttacacaagatttatccatttacaagtttaatgtcaaacacagtcatggacaatttagtatcttcaattcacctcactgcatgtttttggacagtgggaggaaaccggagctcccggaggaaacccatacagacacggggagaacatgcaaactccacacagaacgggatccaggagcttcttgctgtgaggcgacagtgctacccactgagccaccgtgccgctccggttttaataagaaaagaaaaaaacgaagaagaaaatgtatataaaaagacTAAGTACTAATAGCCTGTTTTTACACTTAGCcattacacagatcaggcataaaattatgaccataatattatgcctggtAAGTGTATAAGTTACTTGGAAAAAATATGCTTTATTTGAAATCTTTTAGATAAATAAGTgctgtgcttttatttttggcCATTTTGGTAGTTAAATAACTAAGTGGGATAACAGCAAGCTATCAATCTATTGTAACAAGTCATCTTCAACGAAAATATCCACCTCATTTAGTTACCTAGCTTTAGCTTGAGTTTTTATTATAGCATTAAAGATTGTCAGTAATGTCTAACCAGTAACAGTTAATGGAAATAATAAAGAGATCCTGTATGAAATTTTCAGGGTTGAACTGTTTTAGGAGACATTAGTGTATCTCATTATATCTAcagaaataagaaaaagaaaagtaagAACTAAGAAAAAAGAAGTCCAGTATCTAATATTTTAGCAAACTGTGGTGTTTTTACTTATGATGTATTTGGTAGTTTAAACAACTGCTtttgaaatattttaattttgtcatgtttttttcATGTTAACAAGACGGAGGTTGTTAAATTCCCTTTAATTTTCCTTTAATGTAGCAATTGTAGTTACACTTGCTCAGCCATGTCAGATTTCAGTTCTGAAAGGTCACAATACTGCAGAGTTTAGAATActctttttatttttccaaacaaaactaaaacaaagTGGAGTGGGTTTGCTTCTGGTCCAGTTGACACCAGTTAAATTAATACATTGATGGAGTTTGATCAGGACTAAGACTTGGTTCGACAGCAGCCAATGTAATATTGACTGTCCTGCCCTGCAGGTTTGCTTCAAGCAATCCCAAATCTAACCACATGGCTCCAAACAGCTGTGCTTTACATTACCTTCCAGTTCACCAGCCAGTAAGGCCATATGTCAATTCTAAACAATATTTTTGGGGTCTGTACAGTTCCAGTCTTAACCCTTAGATTTACCAATAGTTCAGTCAGGTTTACAATTTTAGAATAGGTCAGGACTGTAACAATGTTGTTGTTTGCACCAGACATTATTTATGAAACTAGAAAAAGGAGAAATAATACCCTCCATGAACTGAGTTGTCTGGACCACATCAGCCTAGAAAATATGAAACGTTGTTTACAAATATTGACGTTTGCTGTTACTATGCTACAATGATGTTGCACTGGCTGTACTAACATTGCTGCATACTGTGTGTATTTTTTCTCAGAGCTGTCTGTTTTGCAGGATTGACAAATTTTTTGGAAACAACACAACTGTATTAACTTGAACATTGCAAGCAAAAAATCATATAACATTATGATTCCTATTTAGAAACAGTGTCacactaatttattttaaatctcaTGGCAAAAAGAGAAGATGTTATATTACACAAAGATAGGCAAAACACATCAGACTCAATGTGCACTATTTTAGAAAATACTCAAAATACTGCGAAATATACTTTCGAAAAcataaacaatgtaaataatgcaaatgcaataataataaaaaacattacgtTCATATTCTTGTTCAGCTTTTATCCAGAACAAGTTAAGAAAAATTTAGGCTCAACAAAGCAAAGTACTTAaggtgtttaattatttattatttgagaTACAACCGACCAGTGGTAGTTTTAGAAAAgtagttttaaaatgtattaaaatgtgtgttcaaataatacaaaaggaaataaaattaTAGCACCAAACTCCATAAACAGTACatttaaaagaaatgtaaatgtttaaggGAAATATAATGAGATTGAATGAGATTCAAAACAGAAAGCAGAGATTTGTAAATTATCTTTGGCTTGCACTGAATTgaaagcagtttaaaaacacaatacatgttttaccTTAGGTTTATTGACAACATGCCATTCCTGCTGAACAGCACTGGAATCTACAGTGACCTGGACAATGTCCAGGTCTCAccaacagactttattcttcCACTGACCGAACTTAAGAATGTTTATGTTacttggcacggtggctaagtgggtagcagtgtcacctcacagcaagaaggtcctaggttcaatccccaggtggggcggtccgggttctttctgtgtggagtttacatgttctctctgtgtctgtgtgggtttcctcccacagtcctaagacatgcaagtgaggtgaattggagatacaaaattgtccatgactgtgtttgacattaaacttgtgaactgatgaatcttgtgtaaccagtaatccTGTCATAAAtcaaaccaaagtgtgtaaaacatatttagtttatttaattttaattgtaatttatACAAATATAGTTTTTGGCCTTATGTAAAGGGGGTGGTGGAAACCTTTCAGTTGAATGGTGCCCAGGAgccagattttttattttttatataaaaaattgtatttaaaattatatatttgcatGTGTAATATTGGAGTTTATAAAGCTAATGTTTGGTATATTTTAGATATTACAATAGTTGTATTAATTAAATCGTTAAGCATGAATTAATGGTAAATTTGGGTAATACTTCATCAGAAATATTAGTACATCATGTATAATACATTATGTGAACTCTGGTGGCAAGACTACCTCAGGCCAACAGAGGGCAGCCTCACCAAATGTGTTTGCAGTTGTGTGTTTGGTTGCACCGTGTTCATGGAGGAACATTGTTTCGTTTcagtagctgaaatgacaataaagccatTTGAACTTGGTTTTGCCTATGTTaaatgcaaattaaagaaatgtttaaaattgtcAACTTAAATTGCTGACCCCACTTTTAATGCTAAGAAAACCTTAAATATAAACCTGCAACCTGCATAGCTACAATGACCTAAGGACCTTGGTTACAAGCTTAGAGACTCTTTTcataaaatcaaaatagtagTAGGGCAGTAGGATAAAACAGTAGGCAGTCTAAGTGCCACACAGCTTCCTAGCTTTACACCCCACTCCAAACACTCTCTTTGAAGACcctggcatgttctccctatgtgtGTTTCCACAAGGTACATTGATTTGCACCcatctcccaaaacatgcagaactgGCTTTTCTTAGTTGTCCATAggtgtacagtagacccttgacttacgaattgaactggttctgaagggctgttcttaagtcaaaatgttcgttagttaaacctatttttcccataagaaataatgtaaatagaattaatctgtgccagacctcccaaaccacccccttacataacctttctaatgtcttaaatggtcatttttgttataaatacaagtatattttcccttaaatcttaaattatagaatagacattactgtaataaacaataataaacaacattacacagtagtagtactgtactgtatataaaacacccacatttcagtacagtacgtgtgctgtaccatacaccataataaatttccttctttttttataacatgtatctaccagaaacaacaataactctcatatttctctattatctccttctttattttaatagtattgtattttgtaggtgtaattgcacgaaagaaagaatactttactcagcgatttccttcttctctctcactcactgtcctctctgtctgatacacagtgacagctactggcaggagtaattatacaacacaacaaatagtgatttttgcattttctcaccactattgaattttacaaaatataaagaaaacaccgtccgctgtccgaatgttcgctcactgtatatacagtatatactgtatatatatagagagagatggttggagtgaacttgttcgtgaagtcacgtgtttcgcgaatttctgttcgtaatctgaaatttgttcatacgttaagttgaaaaagaaagttggtaacccgaaatgttcgtatggtaaaccgttcgtaactcaagggtccactgtatagtGCTGCACATATAGCTGTTTAAATCTTagtcattttttacatttggtaataataataatagcatataatatatatatatatatatatatttgcacaATTGTAGAGTCCCCAAACCTcccaacacacatttcaatgtGCAATTGCAgctaacatttgtacaaataacaaataagcctGAAACTTGCTCTGCATATCATTTGTGCTATTTCCAGGGTGTGCTTCTGTCTTTTCCCCAAAGTTCCAATGTAGGCTCTGACCCACTATGACCTTGAtcatgataaataaatgaataaatcgtAATCATCTTCACCCAGGTTTTGAGAAAATTCTTGGATAAGCAGCAGCTGAGACACTTCTTTCCTCCACATGGTGTCATTAGTTCCACTTGAGCTGAAGCAGGTGGTTGCTGCCCTGCTGCAGATTCTGTTGGTTATGACAGACGTTATCAAACAATGATCTTCGACCCACAGACTGTCATAAAACCAGTCTCTGTTGTTGCTAGTTTGTCTTACACCAGATGTTTAATGCTGTgttgtggcaacctggctggtGCCTAGAATGTTTAGTCTGATTTGATAGGTTTGTCTGTTTGGAAATCGTGAGCTGACTGCTGATGTTTTTGTTGGGTTCTGAATTGACTGGAAGGTTTAATTTTTTAGCAGTTATAGATCAGTTCCTAGACTGTTCTAAAATTCAGCTCATCACTATTTTATGGGGAAGTTATGTAGTGCTCCTTACAGTTGATgttgtattatgtattatatgtgtaagataataaagagaaaaaagaaggaTAACTGTAAAATAACATAGTAAGATTTTAATGTACTTAGACTCTGCACCATCTTAAATTCCTGAATATATTGTGTGCTTCCAACTTGCTgcaacagtttggaaaaggTTCCTGTGAACAGAACCAGGTCTTGTGGTctggtgtgaaagaacttgTCCTGACTACAACCCACTGAAACACTTGACTTGCTCAACCTCAGGGTTTGACCTCACTAATGCTTTTGTGACTCAGTTGGTCAGTTAATTTTCTAGTATGTTAAGACAAAAGCTTTACTAAATGAGTAAAGCAGCGCCGATATAGCAGCAAATGAGGGATTAGTGCAGGATTTTAGATTTGATAAGTATAGTATGTTTGGGTAAAGTTTAGATGTAAGaacataaatattgtactgcacatacactgatcagccataacattagaaccacctccttgtttttacactcactatccattttatcagctccacttaccatatagaagcactttgtagttctacaattactgactgtaatccatctgtttctctacatgctgtgttagccccctttcatgctgtcctttaatggtcaggactctcccaggaccactacagagtaggtattatggtggtggtgtgttaatgtgtgttgtgctggtatgagtggataagacacagcaatgctgatggagtttttaaacacctcactgtccctgctggactgagactgTGGTCAaccaaccacaaatatatccagacaacagcaccccatgggcagcgtcctgtgaccactgatgaaggtctagaagatgaccaactcaaacagcagcaatagatgagcaatcgtctccgactttacatctacaaggtggaccaactaggtaggagtgtctaatagagtggacagtaagtggacacggtatttaaaaactccagcagcgctgctgtgtctgatccactcataccagcacaacacacactaacacaccaccaccatgtcagtgtcactgcagtgctgagaacggtccaccacctaaataatacctactctaaggtggtcctgaccattgaagaacagaggaaaagcaggctaaaaaggtatgtagagaaacagatggactacagtcagtaattgtagaactacaaagtgtttctatatggcaagtggagctgataaaatggacagtaagtatagaaacaaggaggtggttttaatgttatggttgatcagtgtatattacttAAAAGCCATTAGAAAGATTCTGTTCTAAGGTTATATGCATATGTGCATGTGCTTTTTAAAAGTCCTGCATGGTCACTGACTGTGTGAAAAGGCTTGGCTGTagaaacattttgaaaaattaacacTCTACTAGGTCAAAGTATTGCCTAAGGCGCAAAAGTCTCTGCCAAGACTGGTCCTGACTCAAAAGTTCTTTTGTGAGAAGATGGAAAAAGAATGATAAAGTTTTATCCTCTGTGCTGGGCTAGTACTGTGCTCCCCAGTGCCCCCATTTCTCTAGCCCTAGCTCTCTGTctgttttcttcttgttgtgcATAGCACAACACACTTTTGTAATCTTATTTACCATTACACTAATATTGAACAATGTCGTTCCATATGAACACAAGCATCGTCATGGAATTGGTCTTTTGTGTTTCAGTGATTTTGAAATCTGTTAATGCAAGTTTAAACACAAGTATACGCCCATGCATGATCGTGTGGTCACAAGGTAGTGAGATCAGAATTGTATCTTTCGGTATACAGATAAGAAACCCCTTATAAGGAATATAGAATTATGATACATTATGTCCCTTATCTGATGGTGTCATGCATGGACTTTACTCTTAGACCAGATCCAAATGTTAAGTTTATGAATAGATTTATGTTTGTAGTTCATGTACTAACCTTTTACCTATTTACGCAAGCAGTACATGTAGACTGataaatacaatacatataATAACATCCAAGGATATTTCAAAGACACAAGGGCAATGATGTTAAGTCCTAATATTTGTTTTTCACTTACATCTGGTGAACAGTTGGTCTCAACATCTCAAAACATTAATTtagttcttctttttttatgcattttttcctgatttagggcactcaattttgtctaccgctgctgagagataccagattgcatccaatgagagcacatcgctgtacacacctcttccaacacgtgtacagccctccttctctcacccctgcattctgcaaaggcgtctcttccgccaatcagggtccttacacagagtatGAAGAtgccacccacccacacatagtccggcccccacactgcagatacggtggccaattagtatctgctggcgcccagccgaatggtggcaacaccgagtttcgaactgaggagttgtTTTATGCAATGAATCTCGCCCTCAACTAACTGCTGATAAAATACTTGAATGGCCTAGGAATAtcactagtttttttttattcttattaaaaacataaggaTCAAATAATATTCTTCCATCTCATTATATTCCAGTAGAAGTAAATTGGTGTCTGATGCCCTGCAataaattggcaccctgttaagggtgtatttctgccttgtgtccagtgtttccgaGTAGCACCagctcaaaaccatgatcatGATTAAGTGGTTTgtgaaaataaacaataattgaaTAATTGAATGTGGCCGTGTGACACTGTGGCAAAGCAAGTAGTGTGGACTCTAGTGTAATGGGGATCTGGGTTTAAACCTTCCTGGGGCTTGGTCCCTGTCTGTAAAGAGCTGACCATGTTTTTACCATGTTCATATGAGTTTTCCTTATGAACTTTTTCCCAACCCCTACATTGGCCTTGAGTACTCAATGAATAACCGAGGAGTGTGTAATGCCTGTGTTAGTGTAATTATAACAGCaacagctattttaaaacttgtaGTAATAATAGCCTTGGAATTGTTTGGTATTATTGTAAACTATTGGCAGGTAAAACAAGTGATTTTGAAAAGCGAATGAAAAATGGTGCTTTGTGGGAAGCTGCCAGCAACCCTTGCTTAACAGAACTATAGCCCACATCCACCCTGCTGTCAGACTGGAGCAAAGGTCTTAAAACGAGTGACGCAAGGACATTACAGGGCTAGAAAGAGGccagcctcactgaacacagACATTTCAGCACACACTGATCTGACTGACTCAACACAGGAGAAAAAAATCAAGACTGATTCTGAGTGATAAAGAAGACCAGAGATTAAGGTAGAGAGAATTCTATAGAGAAAAgtagtttcttacatttttttaaaatacagtattgGAATGAAAGTAGTTCAGTatatagttttcttttatttattgggCAATGTGTCTATATTACTGGGTTTTGTAAAAGATTCTGTGTTGACTTTGTAATGGTTAAGTAATGGATTATTTTACTGTTGTGAAAGTAATTAATAATGTAACATATCCAAAACAttgatttgagacaatgttttATTAACTTCTGGCAAATGTTTTTTGTCCATAGGAAAGTGAACAACAATATTTTATCAACACTTGTCTtgtcatgtctttatttttCTAAAGAAACGGCATCATTCAAATTTTGTTTTGTGTCAGAAACTATTTTGGGCAGCAACATGACACAGCTGGTAGAAAGACACAGCAATATGTGTCCTGGGGACTCAAGTTCTGTTTTTGTTTCCAGCCGCTGTCTGTGAGCAGTTTGTATGCTCACTTTTGTCTTTTCATTAGTTCCATTTGAGTACTTTGGTTTTCTCCCGTCTTCCAAATGCATGCAGACGGTGGACTGGCTGAATATGAATGTTTGAGTTTGTGTTGcactgtgatagactggtgccCTGCCCAGATTGCATTTTTGCCTTGAACCCAGTCTTTCTGGGTAATGCAGACCCACAACAATCATGGGATGAAGTGAACAGTAGCAACAGTAATGTCCTTCATTTGtagacattttattttattgtaaattgATGAAGACCAGATTCTTAGAAATGCTTTTGTAGTATTTTCCAGCTTCAAACAACCTTACAGCTTTTTATAGGGTCCTATTTACTGTATTGGAGCATAGTTTATATAAACCTTACTTTCCACACCCCAACCTGTCCTATTTATTGAAATACTGGAGCTTCTGAGAAGCGGTTTGCCtattaattacataattattcCATTCTATATTGTATTTAATACAGATGGTGTTTAATTAACAACATtgattattatgtatatagtcaTTGCTAAATGTGTTTGTCTTTTAAAAAATAGATGACCGAGTCTTTCAAACTTTTTGATGCTTTTACTTAAACTCTACATGCCAATATTCAAGGATTAGATAAAAGcaaaccaaaacattaaaaattaaattgtcCTTTTTGTTAAGTGAGGTCAGGCAGCTCCATAAGTGAGCAGGTTAGCATTTTGGTTATTATTAACATAGTATATAATTAACAGAGTattaaagcttattattattattatcattttacttCTGAACCATTAACCATACTGCTTGCATTGGCACTGATGTATTTTATCCTTGCTGTCTACTAAGggcattttatttctatttctttGTTCTATTTTAGCATAATAGTCTTAGctatgttgtttttgttattttccaGCTTTAGACTAGCTAGCTAAGCAAGATGGACTACGCCAAGAAATCTCTCAATCTGTTCTCACCCTCTTCTCTTTCAGAGTAAGTGTTTTGCCAGTCTTTACAGAATTGTCACTGCTTATGATAGCAGTTATTTTGGAACACAAGTGTACTGTCTCTCTTTTTGTATACATACTGATGTGtattctctgtgtgtttgtgtgtacagtatatctaaCAAATGTGTAGCAGCCAGCGCTTCTGTCCTGCCAAATTTTAACCCACGCTCCAGACCGTTCCGCATTACCAACTCCGACCGCACTCTGAAGAAGGGCATCATGGCAAATGGGTTAAATGACCTACTCAGCAAGGTGAGGAGAGAAAGCAGGAGTTGGAGGATGAGAGGGAGGAAAGGAGGGGATAAATGGATGTTTAAATACTAGTTTTGACACTTCGAAAGTTGAAGGAAACAAGAAAGAATAAAGGGCAGGaaggaaatgataaatgacTCAGATACAAGGATGCATTGTAAGAGAAATGCAGAAAGAATGCCAAGAAAGACAAAATGTTTAGAGCTTATTACCATCACCGCTCTGACTCACACACTGATTTACattaacaaaatacataaatcagccataacattaaaaccaacttcttatttttacacttact contains these protein-coding regions:
- the LOC134316573 gene encoding urocortin-3-like, which gives rise to MHSTLLCFNLLLLFVLPYSSLCQGQRYTAITNVKGEQNKMVIDVLSRFGFMGTQLSTNHRLEPRGVRITRPGSSTPKRAMQGSRIALSLDVPTTILSVLIDMARERDMRAKAAANAELMARIGKRK